The Pedobacter roseus genome contains a region encoding:
- a CDS encoding DUF3467 domain-containing protein codes for MEEQQNENQLNIELSEEIAEGIFSNLAIITHSNTEFVLDFIRVMPGIPKAKVKSRIILTPEHAKRLLSALEDNIQKFEAVNGRIKAQEEPPFPMGFGGPTAQA; via the coding sequence ATGGAAGAACAACAAAACGAAAATCAGCTAAACATAGAGTTATCAGAAGAAATTGCAGAAGGAATTTTTTCTAACCTGGCCATTATTACCCACTCTAATACCGAATTTGTATTGGATTTTATTCGTGTAATGCCCGGAATACCGAAAGCAAAAGTAAAATCAAGAATTATTTTAACACCTGAACATGCAAAACGCTTATTGTCAGCGTTAGAAGACAATATTCAGAAGTTCGAGGCGGTAAACGGCCGGATTAAAGCACAGGAAGAACCACCTTTTCCGATGGGTTTCGGTGGGCCAACTGCTCAAGCCTAA